A single region of the Thermoanaerobacterium aotearoense genome encodes:
- a CDS encoding YlmC/YmxH family sporulation protein, producing MRLSEFGNKEIVNLNDGKRLGLIEDSDLIIDENTGKINSIVVYETKGSIFRSKPNYIEIPWEYIKKIGNDMIIVEVELDKMRKFL from the coding sequence ATGAGGTTAAGTGAGTTTGGCAACAAAGAAATTGTAAACTTAAATGATGGCAAAAGGCTTGGTTTAATTGAAGATTCAGATCTTATAATCGATGAAAATACTGGAAAGATTAATTCAATTGTTGTCTATGAAACAAAAGGATCTATTTTTAGAAGCAAGCCTAATTACATAGAGATTCCTTGGGAATATATAAAAAAGATAGGAAATGATATGATAATCGTGGAGGTTGAACTTGATAAAATGAGAAAATTTTTATGA
- the dut gene encoding dUTP diphosphatase, translating into MNDKLILKIKKTDDAKDLPLPKYMSKGAAGIDLYAKVNEDVVIKPGEIKLIGTGIMIQLPEGYEAQIRPRSGLALNNGITMLNSPGTIDSDYRGEIKLILINFGESDFIVKRGLRIAQMIINKVEIPEIIEVDELDETVRGENGFGHTGL; encoded by the coding sequence TTGAATGACAAATTGATTTTAAAAATAAAAAAAACAGATGATGCAAAGGATTTGCCCTTGCCTAAGTATATGAGCAAGGGAGCTGCAGGTATCGACTTATATGCGAAAGTAAATGAAGACGTGGTTATTAAGCCTGGCGAAATAAAATTGATAGGAACAGGTATTATGATACAGTTACCTGAGGGTTATGAAGCGCAAATTCGTCCGCGGAGTGGACTTGCATTAAATAACGGTATAACCATGTTGAATTCTCCCGGCACTATAGATTCTGATTATAGGGGAGAAATTAAATTGATATTAATAAACTTTGGAGAATCTGATTTTATAGTTAAAAGAGGACTTAGAATCGCTCAAATGATAATAAATAAAGTAGAAATACCGGAAATCATTGAGGTAGATGAATTGGATGAAACTGTAAGAGGGGAAAACGGCTTCGGACATACAGGATTATAG
- a CDS encoding M16 family metallopeptidase has product MYIQKKINDVNVVAYKMPYVNSVYIGIWIKVGSRYERSDNNGISHFIEHMVFKGTKNRSAKDIAEEIDNIGGQLNGFTGKESTCFYVKVHNSYIEKAVDVLFDMVFNPLFKSEDIEKEKNVVLEEINMNNDSPEDVAYDMLANLIWNGNPLSYPVLGYEDTVKSFDRDMIVKFYKDNYIKDNIVISIAGNFDDSIFDIISRKTLFINSCNNAISLDKPDWNKGIALKSKEYEQVNICISMPGINYSFDSIYTLSIVSNAFGGGMSSRLFQKIREEAGLVYSIYSYPSTYMDTGAFTIFASTASENLKSVYELIIEEILKVKNDGFSEFEVSKFKEQLKISILMDMDSISSRMSSIGKSLLFLKKVYTVNDIVDKIDSITFDDVNNLAKKIFNTKQLGISVVGNINEKQIGWMKVE; this is encoded by the coding sequence ATGTACATACAAAAGAAAATTAACGATGTTAATGTAGTAGCTTATAAAATGCCATATGTTAATTCAGTTTACATAGGAATATGGATTAAAGTTGGTTCTCGCTATGAACGAAGTGATAATAATGGAATATCACATTTTATTGAACACATGGTATTCAAAGGAACAAAGAATAGAAGTGCAAAGGATATAGCAGAAGAGATTGATAACATTGGAGGACAATTAAATGGGTTTACAGGGAAAGAAAGCACTTGCTTTTATGTTAAAGTACATAATTCATACATAGAAAAAGCAGTTGATGTACTTTTTGATATGGTATTTAACCCACTTTTTAAAAGTGAAGATATCGAGAAAGAAAAAAATGTGGTTTTAGAAGAAATAAACATGAACAATGATTCTCCAGAGGATGTCGCTTATGATATGCTGGCAAATCTCATCTGGAATGGCAATCCATTATCATATCCTGTTCTTGGCTATGAAGACACTGTAAAATCTTTTGATAGAGACATGATTGTTAAATTCTATAAAGATAATTACATCAAAGATAATATTGTGATTTCAATTGCAGGAAATTTTGATGACTCTATATTTGATATTATATCAAGAAAGACCTTATTTATAAATTCTTGTAATAATGCCATTTCATTAGACAAACCTGATTGGAATAAAGGTATAGCACTAAAAAGCAAAGAATATGAACAAGTAAACATATGTATCAGTATGCCTGGCATAAATTATTCATTTGACAGTATATATACTTTATCTATAGTTAGCAATGCGTTCGGAGGAGGGATGAGCTCCAGACTGTTTCAGAAAATTCGTGAAGAAGCGGGATTAGTATATTCGATTTACTCTTATCCTTCTACATATATGGATACAGGTGCTTTTACCATTTTTGCAAGTACTGCATCTGAAAATTTAAAATCAGTTTATGAACTGATCATAGAGGAAATTTTAAAAGTAAAGAATGATGGCTTTTCGGAATTTGAGGTAAGCAAATTTAAAGAGCAGCTAAAAATCAGCATTTTAATGGATATGGATAGCATTAGTAGCAGAATGTCATCAATAGGCAAATCTCTGCTTTTTTTAAAAAAAGTTTATACTGTCAATGATATTGTAGACAAAATTGATTCAATTACATTTGATGATGTTAACAATCTTGCGAAAAAAATATTTAATACCAAACAATTGGGGATTTCAGTTGTCGGTAATATAAACGAAAAACAGATAGGATGGATGAAAGTTGAATGA
- a CDS encoding polysaccharide deacetylase family protein, giving the protein MKIYYIKYPKKTTIILILILIIAIILLGMLINHSISTFKTNDPIYKGDANSKKIAFACNVAWGNEYIPKMLEIFKSNNIRITFFFEGQWAEKNPEIVKQIAKDGHEIASHGYTHVKYTQWSKDKYSEDISKAGDVLFKITGKKPNLFAPPYGDFNDDVVKTAEDLGYKVILWSLDTIDWSNPGVNNIIDRVVKKAHNGAIVLMHPTKGTVEALPTMIKELESKGYEITNVSNVLK; this is encoded by the coding sequence TTGAAGATATATTATATAAAATATCCTAAAAAAACTACCATAATATTGATTTTAATATTAATTATTGCGATAATTTTGTTAGGGATGTTGATTAATCATTCCATTTCTACGTTTAAAACAAATGATCCTATTTATAAAGGCGATGCAAACAGTAAAAAGATAGCTTTTGCTTGCAACGTAGCGTGGGGTAATGAATATATTCCAAAAATGTTAGAAATATTTAAATCAAACAACATAAGGATAACATTCTTTTTTGAGGGACAATGGGCAGAAAAGAATCCAGAAATAGTCAAGCAGATAGCAAAAGACGGTCATGAGATAGCAAGCCATGGGTATACACACGTTAAGTATACGCAGTGGAGCAAAGATAAATATTCTGAAGATATTTCAAAAGCAGGTGATGTGCTTTTTAAAATAACTGGGAAAAAACCTAATCTTTTTGCTCCACCATACGGTGACTTTAATGATGATGTGGTAAAAACTGCTGAAGATCTTGGATATAAAGTAATCTTATGGAGTTTAGATACTATAGACTGGAGCAATCCTGGTGTTAACAATATTATAGATAGAGTTGTAAAGAAAGCTCATAATGGCGCTATCGTTTTGATGCATCCAACAAAAGGTACTGTAGAAGCACTGCCTACTATGATCAAAGAATTGGAAAGCAAAGGTTATGAAATAACTAACGTTTCGAATGTTCTAAAATAG
- a CDS encoding polyribonucleotide nucleotidyltransferase, with translation MEKIFELNLAGRKLIVQTGKLAQLANGSALVRYGDTVVLVTACASKEPREGVDFFPLSVDYEERLYSVGKIPGGFIKREGKPTEKAILTSRLIDRPIRPLFPHGYRNDVQVIATVLSVDPDVQPEIVAMIGSSVALSISDIPFNGPTGSVSVALVDGNFIINPDLKAREKSDLHLTVSGTKDAIMMVEAGANEVPEEVMLDAIMYAHEYIKQIVEFIEGIVKEVGLPKAEVTVHEIDANLEQQVREFATEKIYNALRTEEKKERNDNIDKVEEEVLDHFKDEYPDNIADIDEVLYTITKEQMRKMITEEKIRVDGRGLDDIRPITCDVGVLPRTHGSAIFTRGQTQVMTVATLGPLGDIQILDGLGDEESKRYMHHYNFPPFSVGETRPLRGPGRREIGHGALAERALEPMIPSEEEFPYTIRLVSEVLSSNGSTSQASVCGSTLALMDAGVPIKAPVAGVAMGLIKEGDTVSILTDIQGIEDFLGDMDFKVAGTEKGITAIQMDIKIAGIDRDILSLALEKARKGRLFILNKMLETIKEPRKELSPYAPRIISLNVDPEKIRDIIGAGGKTINKIIADTGVKIDIEDDGRVFISSTDLKAGEKAKMIIEAITKDVEVGSIYLGKVTRLASFGAFVEIAPGKEGLVHISKLDKKHVNKVEDVVNIGDEILVKVTEIDKQGRINLSRKDALPEETKSDKEV, from the coding sequence ATGGAAAAGATTTTTGAACTTAACCTTGCAGGGAGAAAATTAATCGTTCAAACCGGGAAACTTGCACAGCTGGCTAATGGTAGTGCTCTTGTTAGATATGGTGATACAGTTGTGCTGGTTACTGCTTGTGCTTCTAAAGAACCAAGAGAAGGAGTTGACTTTTTCCCTTTAAGTGTTGATTATGAAGAAAGGCTTTATTCCGTAGGCAAAATACCTGGCGGTTTTATTAAACGAGAAGGTAAACCTACTGAGAAAGCAATATTGACATCCAGATTAATAGATAGGCCAATAAGGCCATTATTTCCGCATGGTTATAGAAATGATGTACAAGTTATTGCTACTGTTTTATCTGTAGATCCTGATGTTCAGCCAGAGATAGTGGCTATGATAGGTTCTTCAGTTGCTTTGTCTATATCTGATATTCCTTTTAACGGCCCTACAGGCTCTGTATCAGTAGCACTTGTAGATGGGAATTTCATAATAAATCCTGACTTAAAGGCGAGGGAAAAAAGTGATCTGCACTTGACTGTTTCAGGCACAAAAGATGCCATAATGATGGTTGAGGCTGGTGCCAATGAAGTTCCAGAGGAAGTAATGTTAGATGCAATAATGTACGCTCATGAATACATAAAACAGATAGTAGAATTTATAGAAGGCATTGTAAAAGAAGTAGGGCTTCCAAAAGCTGAAGTAACAGTACATGAAATAGATGCTAACTTAGAACAACAGGTTAGGGAATTTGCAACTGAAAAAATTTATAATGCTTTAAGGACAGAAGAAAAGAAAGAAAGAAACGATAATATAGACAAAGTTGAGGAAGAAGTCTTAGATCATTTTAAAGATGAATATCCAGATAATATTGCAGATATTGATGAAGTTTTATATACAATTACAAAAGAGCAAATGCGAAAAATGATCACTGAAGAAAAAATAAGAGTAGATGGTAGGGGATTAGATGACATAAGGCCAATAACATGCGATGTTGGTGTTTTGCCTCGTACCCATGGATCAGCTATATTTACTCGTGGTCAGACGCAGGTTATGACAGTGGCAACATTAGGCCCTCTTGGAGATATCCAGATTCTCGATGGTTTAGGTGATGAAGAATCAAAGAGATATATGCATCATTATAATTTCCCTCCTTTTAGCGTAGGTGAAACGAGACCATTAAGAGGTCCAGGAAGGAGAGAAATAGGACATGGTGCGCTGGCTGAGAGAGCATTAGAGCCTATGATACCTTCAGAGGAGGAATTTCCTTATACGATCAGATTGGTTTCTGAAGTGTTAAGCTCAAATGGTTCAACTTCACAAGCAAGTGTATGCGGAAGCACTTTAGCTCTAATGGATGCTGGTGTTCCAATCAAAGCACCAGTTGCTGGTGTTGCAATGGGTCTTATTAAAGAAGGCGATACAGTATCTATACTGACAGATATACAGGGAATAGAAGATTTTCTTGGTGACATGGACTTTAAAGTTGCAGGTACTGAAAAAGGGATAACGGCAATACAAATGGATATAAAGATAGCTGGCATCGATCGCGATATCCTTTCGTTAGCTTTAGAAAAGGCTCGAAAAGGTAGGTTATTTATATTGAATAAAATGTTAGAAACTATAAAAGAGCCAAGAAAGGAATTATCTCCTTATGCTCCAAGGATTATAAGCTTAAACGTCGATCCTGAGAAAATAAGAGATATAATCGGAGCGGGCGGTAAGACAATAAATAAAATAATAGCAGATACAGGTGTAAAAATAGACATAGAAGACGATGGTAGAGTATTTATATCATCAACCGATTTAAAAGCTGGAGAAAAAGCTAAAATGATCATTGAAGCAATAACAAAAGATGTAGAAGTAGGTTCAATTTATTTAGGCAAAGTGACAAGACTGGCTTCATTTGGCGCTTTTGTAGAAATTGCTCCTGGTAAAGAAGGGTTGGTCCACATATCTAAGTTAGATAAAAAACATGTAAATAAAGTTGAAGATGTGGTAAATATTGGCGATGAAATTTTGGTTAAAGTGACAGAGATTGATAAGCAAGGACGGATTAATTTATCGAGAAAAGATGCTTTGCCAGAAGAAACTAAAAGTGACAAAGAAGTGTAA
- the rpsO gene encoding 30S ribosomal protein S15, producing MLNKERKNEIIAQNRIHEKDTGSPEVQIALLTERINSLNEHLKVHKKDHHSRRGLLKMVGQRRGLLNYLMKKDMDRYRAIIEKLDLRK from the coding sequence ATGTTAAACAAAGAAAGAAAAAATGAAATAATTGCTCAGAACAGGATTCACGAAAAAGACACAGGTTCTCCAGAAGTTCAGATCGCTTTACTTACTGAGAGGATTAACTCTTTAAATGAACATTTAAAAGTTCATAAAAAAGATCATCATTCAAGACGCGGCTTGCTTAAGATGGTTGGTCAGAGAAGAGGATTATTAAATTATCTAATGAAGAAAGATATGGATAGGTACCGTGCCATCATTGAAAAGTTAGATTTAAGAAAATAG
- a CDS encoding ISLre2 family transposase, which produces MLNISLNENEINFKDLEVEIYRLACEKACNIMAQILMEIDDMLLEKRDKKEYRCKGKKHTNIKTIMGTVEFDKRIYEHINSEGKKEYVYLLDEYLNVDTIGHISTNLIEKVVENVTEMPYREAAKNIESLTNQSISHTTAWNIIQKVGEKIAELEKRDIKLFKENKLNGKKETKILFQEMDGLWLSMQGKDRPKGKKSRGKKEIKLAVAYDGWVKRSPGSDEYITHNKIACAGFASSKEFKELVDATIAKEYNVDEIEIKIINGDGASWIKESLGEEGVYFQLDPFHKSQAVIKNVEDKKDAHKLIKMLDEGKAEESLEYITKLIIEQKDDEKQKEKLEKLYNYLVANKEGITPYQKREEIKIPEAPEGIEYKHLGTMENNIFDILANRMNAGKMSWTEKGANNLAKILALKTSGKLNSVVEAYFNVTISEEKLAEIKEEIKLSAADVNKKQKKAKAYHIQRGGMPFEGCAMTNSRKAIREILRYKCLSELKVI; this is translated from the coding sequence ATGCTAAATATAAGTTTAAATGAAAATGAAATAAATTTCAAGGATTTAGAAGTAGAAATTTATAGATTAGCATGCGAAAAAGCTTGTAATATAATGGCTCAAATCCTTATGGAAATAGATGATATGCTACTAGAAAAAAGGGACAAAAAAGAATATAGATGTAAAGGTAAAAAGCACACAAACATAAAGACAATTATGGGTACTGTTGAATTTGATAAAAGAATTTATGAACATATAAATAGTGAAGGAAAAAAAGAATATGTTTATCTTTTAGATGAATATTTAAACGTGGATACAATAGGCCATATATCAACAAATCTTATTGAAAAAGTTGTAGAAAATGTAACGGAAATGCCATATAGAGAAGCAGCAAAAAATATAGAATCATTAACAAATCAAAGCATTAGCCATACAACTGCATGGAATATAATACAAAAAGTTGGAGAAAAAATAGCAGAATTAGAAAAGCGAGATATAAAACTATTCAAAGAAAACAAGTTAAATGGAAAAAAAGAAACAAAAATATTATTTCAAGAAATGGATGGATTATGGTTATCAATGCAAGGCAAAGATAGACCAAAAGGCAAAAAAAGCAGAGGAAAGAAAGAAATAAAATTAGCAGTAGCATATGATGGATGGGTAAAAAGAAGCCCAGGAAGTGATGAATATATAACACATAACAAAATAGCATGTGCGGGATTTGCAAGCAGTAAAGAATTTAAAGAATTAGTAGATGCAACGATAGCAAAAGAATACAACGTAGACGAAATAGAAATAAAGATAATAAATGGAGATGGAGCAAGTTGGATTAAAGAAAGTTTAGGCGAAGAAGGAGTATATTTTCAATTAGATCCATTTCATAAAAGCCAAGCAGTAATAAAGAATGTAGAGGACAAAAAAGATGCTCACAAATTAATAAAAATGCTAGATGAAGGAAAAGCGGAAGAAAGTCTAGAATACATAACAAAATTGATAATAGAGCAAAAAGATGATGAAAAGCAGAAGGAAAAACTAGAAAAACTATATAACTATTTAGTAGCCAATAAAGAAGGGATAACACCATACCAAAAGAGAGAAGAAATAAAAATACCAGAAGCCCCAGAAGGAATAGAATACAAACATTTAGGGACAATGGAAAACAATATATTTGATATATTAGCAAACAGAATGAATGCAGGTAAAATGAGTTGGACAGAAAAAGGGGCAAATAATTTAGCAAAGATATTAGCCTTAAAGACAAGTGGAAAACTTAATAGTGTTGTAGAAGCATATTTTAATGTAACAATTTCAGAAGAAAAATTAGCAGAGATAAAAGAAGAAATAAAACTATCAGCAGCTGATGTAAACAAAAAACAGAAAAAAGCTAAGGCATATCACATACAAAGAGGCGGTATGCCGTTTGAAGGTTGCGCAATGACAAACAGTCGAAAAGCGATAAGGGAAATACTCAGATACAAATGCTTAAGTGAACTAAAAGTCATATAA
- a CDS encoding bifunctional riboflavin kinase/FAD synthetase, with the protein MIIIDEYNTEKHNEKKVIALGNFDGIHLGHQELIKKSVELSTTNKMMSSVFTFKQHTTKTIYKNDYQKLLTTNRKKIEEFSKFNLDYAIIYDFNKEFSLLSPKAFIENILIDKLNMKIAVVGDNYRFGYNANGDVSLLKNFSKIYGYEVYIVEPIKLNDMPISSSFIRSLIQEGNVEEASKCLGRYFSLEGYVVSGRKIGRKLGFPTANIRIDSDCILPLNGVYITKVKIGKRHFLGITNVGINPTFNVNNLSVETYIIDFNENIYGLFIEVEFIKRIRDEIKFNSEKELIEQMRNDYVLAKSYT; encoded by the coding sequence GTGATAATAATAGATGAGTACAATACAGAAAAGCACAACGAGAAAAAAGTAATCGCTCTTGGAAACTTTGATGGAATCCATCTTGGACATCAAGAATTAATTAAAAAATCAGTTGAGTTGTCAACAACAAATAAAATGATGAGCTCTGTATTTACATTTAAACAACATACGACAAAGACAATATACAAAAATGATTATCAAAAGCTATTGACAACTAATAGGAAAAAGATAGAGGAATTTTCTAAATTTAATTTAGACTATGCTATAATTTACGATTTTAATAAAGAGTTTTCATTGTTATCTCCCAAAGCTTTTATTGAGAACATTTTAATTGACAAGTTAAATATGAAAATTGCGGTTGTAGGGGATAATTATAGATTTGGATACAATGCTAATGGCGATGTCTCACTTTTAAAAAATTTTTCTAAGATCTATGGCTATGAAGTATATATTGTTGAACCTATAAAATTGAACGATATGCCAATAAGTAGCAGTTTTATACGTTCTTTGATCCAGGAAGGGAATGTGGAAGAAGCAAGCAAATGCCTTGGAAGATATTTTAGCTTAGAAGGGTATGTCGTTAGTGGTAGAAAAATTGGAAGAAAATTAGGATTTCCAACAGCTAATATTAGGATAGACAGCGATTGTATCTTACCGTTAAATGGTGTGTATATAACGAAAGTAAAAATAGGCAAGAGACACTTTCTTGGTATAACAAATGTTGGAATAAATCCAACTTTTAATGTCAATAATTTATCTGTTGAAACGTATATTATAGATTTTAACGAAAATATTTATGGATTGTTTATAGAAGTTGAATTTATTAAGCGCATTCGAGATGAAATAAAATTCAACAGCGAAAAAGAACTTATAGAACAGATGAGAAACGATTATGTATTAGCAAAATCTTATACTTAG
- the truB gene encoding tRNA pseudouridine(55) synthase TruB, with amino-acid sequence MDGFLNVLKPPGMTSHDIISFLRKNLNIKKVGHLGTLDPGAAGVLPICIGKATKLAQYVVSQTKMYRAEITFGFSTDSIDKFGHITSVTPVKVLEQYKMLEIENAFKGDILQIPPIYSAKKVDGKRLYQYAREGKTIDIKPSLVTIYDINVISYEAPYKIMFDVKCSKGTYVRALVRDICDYLNISGYMSMLIRLSVGSFTLENSFTLEEIVDGKYKIMKMDDVITFPDVCLNNDDYHKIVHGNPVKNRYIDTDNEFIKLYSPEHSFVGVGKVADDRIYVERLLFGADG; translated from the coding sequence ATGGATGGTTTTTTAAATGTTTTGAAGCCGCCAGGTATGACATCTCATGATATAATATCATTTTTAAGGAAAAATCTTAATATAAAAAAAGTAGGTCATTTGGGAACACTTGATCCGGGGGCAGCAGGTGTATTGCCTATATGTATAGGCAAAGCGACGAAATTGGCTCAGTATGTAGTATCGCAGACGAAGATGTATAGAGCAGAAATAACTTTTGGTTTCTCTACAGACAGCATTGATAAATTTGGGCATATTACAAGTGTAACGCCTGTTAAAGTTTTGGAACAATATAAAATGTTAGAAATTGAAAATGCATTTAAAGGCGATATTTTGCAGATTCCACCTATTTACTCTGCTAAAAAAGTTGATGGAAAAAGACTTTATCAATATGCACGAGAAGGCAAAACTATTGATATCAAGCCTTCTCTTGTGACTATATATGACATTAATGTGATATCTTACGAAGCACCGTACAAAATCATGTTTGACGTAAAATGTTCAAAAGGAACATATGTAAGAGCTCTTGTTCGTGATATTTGTGATTATTTGAATATTTCAGGATATATGTCAATGCTTATTAGATTAAGCGTTGGATCATTTACTTTAGAAAATTCATTTACATTAGAAGAAATTGTAGATGGAAAATATAAAATAATGAAAATGGATGATGTTATAACATTTCCTGATGTTTGTCTTAACAATGATGATTACCATAAGATTGTGCACGGCAATCCTGTGAAAAATAGATACATAGATACAGATAATGAATTTATAAAGTTATATAGCCCAGAACATTCATTTGTTGGCGTTGGCAAAGTTGCAGATGATAGAATCTATGTCGAACGATTATTATTTGGAGCTGATGGCTAA
- a CDS encoding DHH family phosphoesterase — protein sequence MILNDMLDSIREAEKIAIVTHVSPDGDGIGCVTALYKAMNKLRKDVSIFIDDDIPEIYRFVPYTDKITKPFDISVDLLIAVDCADSDRMGKAKELLRKVPKSINIDHHISNTLYATMNYVDTNAASSSEIVYQLIKILGIDLDQEIAECLYVGVVTDTGHFMYGSTTSFTHEVAGDLINNGASVDKISNIIFHNIKYEKLKLIGRVIDNMELYFGGKVAYMEISKEDFLKTNTKLEDVENIINYGRDIDSVEIAIMLVEKDDFVKGSLRSKKYVDVNKLAKEFGGGGHVRASGFLVKGSINDVKEKILDLIKSEVDE from the coding sequence ATGATTTTAAATGATATGTTGGATTCAATAAGAGAAGCTGAAAAAATAGCTATTGTAACACATGTATCACCTGATGGTGATGGAATAGGATGTGTTACTGCATTGTACAAAGCCATGAATAAATTGAGAAAAGATGTATCTATATTTATTGACGATGATATACCTGAAATTTATAGATTTGTGCCATACACAGATAAAATCACAAAACCATTTGACATATCAGTAGATCTGCTTATAGCTGTAGATTGCGCCGATTCAGATAGAATGGGAAAGGCAAAAGAATTGCTTAGAAAAGTTCCTAAGTCAATAAATATAGATCATCATATTTCAAATACTTTGTATGCTACTATGAATTATGTAGACACAAATGCAGCTTCGTCATCTGAGATAGTATATCAATTGATAAAAATATTAGGTATTGATTTGGACCAAGAAATTGCAGAATGTCTGTATGTTGGAGTTGTTACAGACACGGGACATTTTATGTATGGCTCAACTACATCATTTACTCATGAAGTTGCTGGTGATTTAATAAACAATGGTGCTTCTGTGGATAAAATATCCAATATTATTTTTCATAATATTAAATATGAGAAGCTTAAGCTAATTGGCAGAGTTATAGACAATATGGAACTTTATTTTGGTGGAAAAGTTGCATATATGGAGATATCAAAGGAAGACTTCCTGAAGACAAATACAAAATTAGAAGATGTAGAGAATATTATAAATTATGGTAGAGATATAGACAGTGTGGAAATAGCTATCATGCTGGTTGAAAAAGACGATTTTGTAAAAGGAAGTTTACGCTCTAAAAAGTATGTGGATGTAAATAAACTGGCTAAAGAATTTGGCGGTGGTGGTCATGTAAGAGCATCAGGATTCTTAGTAAAAGGCAGTATAAATGATGTAAAAGAAAAAATTTTAGATTTAATAAAATCTGAAGTAGATGAGTGA
- the rbfA gene encoding 30S ribosome-binding factor RbfA, with translation MQYRIGRLSEEIKKEVSQMIFEEIKDPRISSMTSITDIEVSKDLRYAKIYISVYGNDDEKKNTIEGLKSATGFIRHELGKRIKLRYTPELIFELDNSIEYGAHISKILRDLDSQESEDK, from the coding sequence GTGCAGTATAGAATTGGACGTTTATCAGAAGAAATAAAAAAAGAAGTAAGCCAAATGATATTCGAAGAGATAAAGGATCCAAGGATAAGTAGCATGACTAGCATAACAGATATCGAAGTTTCAAAAGATTTGCGTTATGCAAAAATTTATATCAGCGTTTATGGAAATGATGATGAGAAAAAGAATACTATAGAAGGTTTAAAAAGTGCAACTGGTTTTATAAGACATGAATTAGGAAAAAGAATTAAATTAAGATATACTCCTGAATTGATTTTCGAACTTGATAATTCAATAGAATATGGTGCCCATATTTCTAAGATTTTAAGAGATTTAGATAGTCAAGAGAGTGAAGACAAATGA